A genomic segment from Lignipirellula cremea encodes:
- a CDS encoding serine hydrolase domain-containing protein, which translates to MMQKFVLAIVIAVAAFVGPAAILAQSDNLPRSTPEAQGVSSAAIREFVETANQEVNTMHSFMLVRHGHVVAEAWWEPESAEKQHVLWSLSKSFTSTAVGLAVAEGKLSVDDQVLKFFPDDAPPEPSANLKAMRIRDLLTMNTGHQDEVNLREADHWVKAFLAHPVPHKPGTHFRYNTPATYMLSAIVQKVTGQTVLEYLTPRLFEPLGIEDPKWDASPQGVSIGGYGLFLRTEDIAKFGQLYLQKGKWNGKRLLPSDWVEQATSKQVSNGSDPSRDWDQGYGFQFWRCRHGAYRGDGKDGQFCLVLPEQDAVIAITANTRDMQAELNVVWDKLLPAFGDKPLAENPDEQVKLKATIAKLKASR; encoded by the coding sequence ATGATGCAAAAGTTTGTTTTGGCGATTGTTATCGCCGTTGCGGCCTTTGTTGGTCCCGCTGCTATTTTGGCGCAAAGCGACAACTTGCCACGCAGCACGCCTGAGGCTCAGGGAGTTTCTTCAGCGGCGATTCGCGAGTTCGTTGAAACGGCCAATCAGGAAGTGAATACGATGCATAGTTTTATGCTCGTACGACACGGGCATGTGGTTGCGGAAGCCTGGTGGGAGCCGGAGTCGGCCGAGAAGCAGCATGTGCTCTGGTCTCTGAGCAAGAGCTTTACCTCGACCGCCGTGGGACTGGCCGTGGCCGAAGGGAAACTGAGCGTTGATGATCAGGTGCTCAAGTTCTTCCCCGACGACGCACCGCCGGAGCCTTCCGCCAACCTGAAGGCGATGCGGATTCGCGACTTGTTGACAATGAACACAGGCCATCAGGACGAAGTCAACTTGAGAGAAGCGGACCACTGGGTCAAGGCGTTTCTGGCGCATCCTGTTCCGCACAAACCGGGCACGCACTTCCGCTACAACACGCCCGCAACTTACATGCTGTCGGCGATCGTGCAAAAAGTAACGGGGCAGACCGTGCTGGAATACTTGACGCCGCGACTGTTTGAACCGTTGGGGATCGAGGATCCGAAGTGGGACGCCAGCCCGCAGGGCGTCTCGATTGGCGGTTACGGTTTGTTCCTTCGCACCGAGGACATCGCCAAATTTGGCCAGTTGTACCTGCAGAAAGGCAAGTGGAATGGGAAGCGGCTGTTGCCGTCGGATTGGGTCGAGCAAGCGACATCCAAACAGGTTTCCAACGGTAGTGATCCGAGTCGCGACTGGGATCAGGGCTACGGATTTCAGTTCTGGCGTTGTCGCCATGGAGCCTATCGCGGCGACGGCAAAGATGGACAGTTCTGCCTGGTGCTTCCCGAGCAAGACGCCGTCATCGCGATTACTGCGAACACGCGCGACATGCAAGCCGAACTGAACGTTGTCTGGGACAAGTTGCTCCCTGCCTTTGGCGATAAACCGTTGGCAGAGAATCCAGACGAACAAGTAAAGCTGAAGGCGACGATCGCAAAGCTCAAAGCTTCCCGATAA
- a CDS encoding DUF1552 domain-containing protein has translation MRFSRRQFLRAAGVSLALPALDAFTPARASASADREKRRMVCICAPLGFYPPNFIPEQAGRNYEPTTHLELLNDFRNDFTVISGLMHTGNSPGFAHQATASFLTGAEGAGRPGFRNSISLDQFAAEQIGEQTRFPTLTLSSEGLGLAWTRTGAQIPADNSPARVFARLFLKGADDEVHTQLKRLEEGRSILDDVRGQAADLRSFLGVNDREKLDEYMTSVRDLERSLHNEELWCKRPKPAVDAAPPLDIANASDLIGRTKLLFDLTHLALQTDSTRLVTIMLQGSTKAPPISGVSLGHHDLSHHGKDPKKLEQLQIVEVETMKTIRDLLAKFKQSQEDDSNLLERTTIFLGSNLGDASSHSVKNLPVLLAGGGFRHGQHLAFDPDAPPPLCNLYVSMLQRLGIETGGFSNATGTLTGLETA, from the coding sequence CGCATGGTCTGCATCTGCGCGCCGCTCGGTTTTTACCCGCCTAACTTCATTCCGGAACAGGCGGGCCGGAATTATGAACCAACGACCCACCTGGAGTTGCTCAACGATTTCCGAAATGACTTCACCGTCATTTCCGGTTTGATGCACACGGGGAACAGTCCCGGCTTCGCTCATCAGGCGACCGCCAGTTTTCTAACGGGAGCCGAAGGCGCAGGCCGCCCCGGATTCCGCAATTCGATTTCGCTCGATCAGTTTGCGGCCGAGCAGATCGGCGAGCAAACGCGATTTCCCACGCTGACGTTATCAAGTGAAGGACTGGGACTGGCGTGGACGCGAACCGGCGCGCAGATCCCCGCGGACAATTCGCCTGCACGTGTGTTTGCCCGCCTGTTCCTCAAGGGCGCCGACGACGAAGTCCACACGCAGCTGAAGCGTCTGGAAGAAGGCCGCAGTATTCTGGACGACGTTCGCGGCCAGGCCGCCGATCTACGCAGCTTTCTTGGCGTCAATGATCGCGAAAAGCTCGACGAGTACATGACAAGCGTCCGTGACCTGGAGCGCAGTCTGCACAACGAGGAGCTGTGGTGCAAAAGGCCCAAGCCCGCCGTGGACGCCGCCCCGCCCCTTGATATTGCGAACGCCTCGGATCTCATCGGCCGCACGAAGTTGCTGTTCGATCTGACGCATCTCGCCCTGCAAACGGATTCAACACGACTCGTCACGATCATGCTGCAGGGATCCACCAAGGCGCCGCCGATTTCCGGCGTGTCGCTGGGCCATCACGACCTGTCGCATCACGGCAAAGACCCCAAGAAGCTGGAGCAACTGCAGATCGTCGAAGTCGAAACAATGAAGACGATCCGCGACCTGCTGGCGAAGTTCAAACAGTCGCAGGAAGACGACTCTAACTTGCTCGAACGGACCACGATCTTTCTCGGCAGCAATCTCGGCGACGCCAGCAGCCACTCGGTCAAGAACCTGCCGGTGCTGTTGGCCGGCGGTGGATTCCGACACGGCCAGCACCTGGCATTTGATCCCGACGCGCCACCGCCGTTGTGCAACCTGTATGTGAGCATGCTCCAGCGTTTGGGTATCGAAACGGGCGGCTTCTCCAACGCGACCGGAACACTCACCGGACTCGAGACTGCCTGA